In a single window of the Nodularia spumigena CCY9414 genome:
- a CDS encoding IS630 family transposase (programmed frameshift) — protein sequence MGSRLRIFLTKKQDRELFDLRTAKVPQKVKDRAEVIRLNADGWYVEKIAAHFDWGEQTVRVVLNKWEKEGIEGLHELPGRGRKPKLVEADIEYLEKCLKEEAQTYNSKQLAEKLDKERGIKVSTNTIRRGLKKGVIWKRIRISHQAKQDPVTRANKQADMDMLELAAASGEIDLKYLDESGFSAWSDSGYTYYQKGEQKKLEQTKRRGRRISIIGLFQPLISFIYGLVIGGVKRSSYIKMMEQEAQEASESKRMRVIVQDNGPIHCCKEVQALWTKWEQMGLYMFFLPKYCSEMNPIELEWQHLKRDEIAGKMFEDELELAYAVMDGVETRGKKGKHRTERTKFNKAN from the exons ATGGGGTCAAGGTTAAGGATATTCCTGACAAAAAAACAAGATAGAGAGTTGTTTGACCTGAGAACAGCGAAAGTACCGCAGAAAGTAAAAGATAGAGCTGAAGTAATCAGATTAAATGCAGATGGTTGGTATGTGGAAAAAATAGCGGCTCACTTTGATTGGGGAGAGCAAACAGTAAGAGTCGTGTTGAATAAGTGGGAAAAAGAAGGAATAGAAGGACTCCATGAGTTACCAGGTCGAGGGAGAAAGCCAAAATTGGTGGAAGCTGACATTGAATATTTAGAAAAATGCTTGAAAGAAGAAGCACAAACTTATAACAGTAAGCAATTAGCAGAAAAACTGGATAAAGAGCGTGGGATAAAAGTAAGTACCAACACAATCAGACGGGGACTA AAAAAAGGGGTGATTTGGAAGCGGATAAGAATAAGTCATCAAGCAAAACAAGATCCAGTGACTCGTGCAAATAAACAAGCAGATATGGATATGTTAGAACTGGCTGCGGCTAGTGGAGAAATAGACCTAAAATATTTGGATGAATCAGGATTTTCAGCTTGGAGTGATTCAGGTTATACATACTATCAAAAAGGAGAACAAAAAAAGCTCGAACAAACAAAAAGACGTGGACGCAGAATCAGTATTATTGGGCTATTTCAGCCATTAATTAGCTTTATTTATGGTCTAGTAATTGGAGGAGTTAAGCGCAGTTCTTACATCAAAATGATGGAACAAGAGGCGCAAGAAGCATCTGAAAGTAAACGAATGAGAGTCATAGTTCAAGATAATGGACCAATACATTGTTGTAAAGAAGTTCAGGCATTATGGACAAAGTGGGAACAAATGGGTTTATATATGTTTTTCCTTCCTAAATATTGCTCGGAAATGAATCCAATTGAATTAGAATGGCAACATCTTAAACGAGATGAAATTGCTGGAAAAATGTTTGAGGATGAATTAGAACTAGCGTATGCAGTTATGGATGGTGTTGAAACCAGAGGTAAAAAAGGAAAACACCGGACAGAACGTACTAAATTTAACAAAGCCAATTAG
- the clpP gene encoding ATP-dependent Clp endopeptidase proteolytic subunit ClpP: MIPIVVEQSGRGERAFDIYSRLLRERIIFLGQQVDNEIANLIVAQLLFLDSEDSEKDIYLYINSPGGSVMAGMGIFDTMKHIRPDVCTICTGLGASMGAFLLSAGAKGKRMSLPHSRIMIHQPLGGAQGQATDIEIQAREILYHKQRLNEYLAEHTGQPIERIAEDTERDFFMSPEEAKEYGLIDQVIDRHAAGSRPVPVLNH; this comes from the coding sequence ATGATTCCTATCGTTGTTGAACAATCGGGTCGAGGCGAACGCGCCTTTGATATCTACTCACGACTTTTGCGTGAGCGCATCATATTTTTGGGACAACAGGTTGATAACGAAATTGCAAATTTGATTGTTGCCCAACTGCTATTCTTGGATTCTGAAGACTCGGAGAAAGACATTTATTTGTATATTAATTCTCCCGGTGGTTCGGTAATGGCTGGTATGGGTATTTTTGACACCATGAAGCACATCCGTCCTGATGTCTGTACTATTTGTACCGGACTAGGAGCAAGTATGGGCGCTTTCCTCCTCAGTGCTGGTGCTAAGGGTAAGCGAATGAGTCTACCCCACTCTCGGATTATGATTCATCAACCCTTGGGTGGCGCTCAGGGACAAGCCACTGATATTGAAATTCAAGCGCGCGAGATACTATACCACAAGCAACGGCTAAATGAATATTTAGCTGAACATACTGGTCAACCAATTGAGCGGATTGCTGAAGATACCGAACGCGACTTTTTTATGTCTCCAGAGGAAGCGAAGGAATATGGCTTGATTGACCAAGTTATTGACCGTCACGCTGCTGGTAGCCGTCCGGTTCCTGTTCTCAATCACTAG